One window of Chryseobacterium sp. JJR-5R genomic DNA carries:
- a CDS encoding GatB/YqeY domain-containing protein, giving the protein MSLENTISEAIKTAMRAKDRVALDSLRAVKSQILLLKTEARDTEVTAEQEIAILQRMVKQRKDSYDQFTAQGRTDLAEVEDAQMKIIEQFLPKQLSSEELEAEIKAIIAETGAESVKDLGKVMGIASKSLAGKSDGKSISEMAKKLLS; this is encoded by the coding sequence ATGAGTTTAGAAAATACCATAAGCGAAGCAATAAAAACGGCGATGAGGGCTAAAGACAGAGTTGCCCTGGATTCCCTGCGTGCCGTAAAATCCCAGATTTTGCTGCTTAAGACCGAAGCAAGGGACACGGAAGTAACAGCAGAGCAGGAAATTGCCATTTTACAGCGGATGGTGAAACAGCGTAAAGATTCTTACGATCAGTTTACGGCACAGGGAAGAACTGACCTTGCAGAAGTGGAAGATGCACAGATGAAAATTATTGAGCAGTTTCTGCCTAAACAGCTTTCTTCAGAAGAGCTGGAAGCAGAAATTAAGGCTATTATTGCTGAAACCGGAGCCGAATCTGTAAAAGATTTAGGCAAGGTGATGGGAATAGCATCAAAATCCCTGGCCGGAAAATCAGATGGCAA
- a CDS encoding FtsW/RodA/SpoVE family cell cycle protein, with amino-acid sequence MNEQDTENRFEFLKGDKVLWMVILVISIFSIFPVYSASSNLEYIVNNGTTTGHVIKHMFFVVLGLAIMRVVGMVKYEYIGKLSSIMLGLMIVLLIITMFTGQTIDGASASRWLKIPGTPISFQPSSFAFLMLIIYLCRYLTKKITRERLPIENIMYIFGPILLVFVLVAKDNGSTALMILMVSVIVLIVGQLHWKYIAGFISSSFVAIVLFLTIALNTNLIGGNRVHTWMSRIETFTSSKAKTADVDDESIKAKNYQVMQAKAAIVHGGITGMGPGKSALKQMLPQSASDFIFAVIVEEYGVIGAAFLVSLYLIMMIRIVMIASKMPAFFGSLLVLSLGVMIFIQLSVNIAVAVNLIPVTGQPLPLISYGGTSMLVTYLQLGIILNISSRIQIYDEEGMGKKQSIAEINDIA; translated from the coding sequence ATGAACGAACAAGACACAGAAAACAGATTTGAATTCCTGAAGGGCGATAAGGTACTTTGGATGGTCATTCTTGTGATCTCCATTTTCTCCATCTTCCCTGTTTATTCTGCAAGTTCAAATCTGGAATATATCGTAAATAACGGGACCACCACCGGTCACGTGATCAAGCATATGTTCTTTGTGGTCTTGGGACTGGCCATTATGAGGGTGGTCGGGATGGTAAAATATGAATACATCGGCAAGCTCAGCAGTATTATGCTCGGCTTGATGATTGTCCTCTTGATCATCACCATGTTTACCGGGCAGACCATTGACGGAGCCAGTGCTTCACGGTGGCTGAAAATTCCCGGGACACCGATTTCATTCCAGCCGTCTTCCTTCGCGTTCCTGATGCTCATTATTTATCTGTGCCGCTATCTGACAAAGAAAATTACCCGTGAAAGGCTTCCGATTGAAAATATCATGTACATCTTCGGGCCTATCCTGTTGGTTTTCGTACTGGTTGCAAAAGACAACGGATCAACCGCATTAATGATTCTGATGGTTTCCGTTATTGTCCTGATTGTGGGACAGCTACACTGGAAATATATTGCAGGGTTCATTTCCTCGTCATTTGTTGCGATTGTCCTGTTTTTAACCATTGCCCTGAATACCAATCTAATCGGCGGAAACCGTGTGCATACCTGGATGAGCCGTATCGAAACCTTTACCTCAAGCAAAGCAAAAACGGCTGATGTTGATGATGAAAGCATAAAAGCCAAAAACTACCAGGTAATGCAGGCAAAAGCAGCCATTGTACATGGTGGGATTACCGGAATGGGCCCTGGAAAAAGTGCATTAAAACAGATGCTTCCTCAATCTGCCTCCGACTTTATTTTTGCAGTTATTGTTGAGGAATACGGAGTTATCGGTGCTGCATTTCTTGTGAGCCTGTACCTGATTATGATGATCCGCATTGTAATGATCGCCAGTAAGATGCCCGCCTTTTTCGGATCATTACTCGTGCTCAGCCTCGGTGTGATGATTTTCATACAGCTTTCGGTCAATATCGCCGTGGCGGTCAATCTGATTCCGGTTACCGGTCAGCCGCTGCCGCTGATCAGTTACGGAGGAACTTCCATGCTGGTGACCTACCTGCAGCTGGGGATTATTTTAAATATCAGCTCAAGGATCCAGATTTATGATGAAGAAGGAATGGGCAAAAAACAAAGCATTGCAGAAATAAACGATATCGCTTAA
- the murD gene encoding UDP-N-acetylmuramoyl-L-alanine--D-glutamate ligase — protein MKIVVLGGGESGCGAAYLAKKQGLEVFLSDQGAIKDNYKQFLTDNDIEFEEGNHSEEKILNADWIVKSPGIPKKAEIIYKIQDRGIRLSSEIEFASEFTDAKIIAITGSNGKTTTTSLIYHILKNDGLKVGLGGNIGYSFAKQVADEHHEYYVLEVSSFQLDDIQNFRPYISLLLNLSQDHLDQYNYNYEEYALAKFRITENQENDNFFIYNKDDEMSKNLLEKLEIKAKMIPFSTKEKLSEGGFMDEDRIVVQMQNRFSMKAEELSLPGSHNVANSLAASIAGKILEINNESIRNSLMTFQAVEHRLELVTETDGVKYINDSKATNVNAAYYALESMKTPTVWIVGGLDKGNDYTEIEDLVKRKVKAIVCLGIDNQKIIDFFKNKKELIYDTSSMEEAVKISGSLAKKGDTVLLSPCCASFDLFKSYEDRGRQFKEQVLKASSQKLKANI, from the coding sequence ATGAAAATAGTTGTTTTAGGAGGAGGAGAAAGCGGGTGCGGAGCTGCTTATTTGGCCAAAAAACAGGGCCTGGAAGTTTTTCTTTCAGACCAAGGGGCTATCAAAGATAACTATAAGCAGTTTCTTACAGATAATGATATTGAGTTTGAAGAAGGGAACCACAGTGAAGAAAAGATCCTAAACGCCGACTGGATTGTAAAAAGTCCGGGAATTCCTAAAAAAGCGGAGATCATCTACAAAATCCAGGACAGAGGGATCAGGCTTTCCTCTGAAATTGAGTTTGCTTCAGAGTTTACAGACGCAAAAATCATTGCTATCACTGGCAGCAACGGAAAAACAACAACAACGTCACTTATATACCATATCCTGAAAAACGACGGACTGAAGGTAGGCTTAGGCGGAAATATCGGATACAGCTTTGCCAAACAGGTGGCTGATGAGCACCATGAATATTATGTGCTGGAAGTAAGCTCTTTCCAGCTGGATGACATCCAGAATTTCAGGCCTTATATTTCTCTATTGCTGAATCTGTCCCAAGATCACCTGGATCAGTACAACTACAATTATGAAGAATATGCCTTGGCTAAATTCAGGATTACGGAAAACCAGGAAAATGACAATTTCTTCATTTACAATAAAGATGATGAAATGAGTAAAAACCTGCTGGAAAAGCTGGAAATAAAAGCGAAAATGATTCCTTTTTCAACCAAAGAAAAATTGTCTGAAGGCGGTTTTATGGATGAAGACCGGATTGTTGTACAGATGCAGAACAGGTTTTCCATGAAAGCGGAAGAATTATCACTTCCCGGCAGCCATAATGTAGCCAACAGCCTGGCAGCTTCCATCGCCGGTAAAATACTGGAAATCAATAATGAAAGCATCAGGAATTCATTAATGACCTTTCAGGCGGTAGAGCACAGGCTGGAGCTTGTTACTGAAACCGATGGCGTAAAATACATCAATGACAGCAAGGCAACCAACGTTAATGCTGCCTATTACGCACTGGAAAGCATGAAAACGCCTACCGTCTGGATCGTCGGAGGCCTGGATAAAGGAAATGACTATACCGAAATTGAAGATTTAGTCAAAAGGAAAGTAAAAGCCATTGTCTGTTTAGGAATTGACAACCAAAAGATTATAGACTTTTTTAAAAATAAGAAGGAACTGATATATGACACCTCAAGCATGGAAGAAGCCGTAAAGATCTCAGGATCCCTAGCTAAAAAAGGAGATACGGTTTTACTCTCTCCCTGCTGCGCCAGCTTTGATTTATTCAAAAGCTATGAAGACAGGGGCCGCCAGTTTAAAGAACAGGTATTAAAAGCCAGTAGCCAAAAGCTGAAAGCAAATATATGA
- a CDS encoding cell division protein FtsQ: protein MKNKYRILKIAVTVILLGFLLSFSLKKFSGQKITDDKISVKMSEKASVYFIDEKDIREIVKKENPSGKVGELDIPALEKKINALPAVDSANVYLNLNGRLNLDIIQRVPVFRLNTNGRDFYVDGKGTEFPISKTYSHPCMLVTGNVKKDEYEKVAELVEKIDKDDFSKKYFIGISKDNGNYNLLTSEGNYKVEIGDLNNIEFKVKGFKTFVEKYLVFQDPEKYNMVSVKYQNQIVTTLNPYFKDNDSILKAGNKELAKNPVTTVKKAEDKPKVAEVKKQVKKPVAAAKKAKIPVQPKKVKKAEKKTPVEKPKRKAKVKIE from the coding sequence ATGAAGAATAAATACAGAATATTAAAAATTGCCGTCACCGTGATCCTCCTCGGGTTCCTGCTGAGCTTCTCCCTGAAGAAATTCAGCGGCCAGAAGATTACGGACGATAAAATTTCTGTAAAAATGAGCGAGAAAGCATCGGTATATTTTATCGATGAGAAAGATATCCGGGAAATTGTAAAAAAGGAAAACCCTTCAGGAAAAGTCGGGGAGCTGGATATTCCGGCACTTGAGAAGAAGATCAATGCGCTTCCGGCTGTTGACAGTGCCAATGTCTACTTAAACCTCAACGGCAGACTGAACCTCGATATCATACAGAGAGTTCCTGTTTTCAGGTTAAATACAAACGGCAGGGATTTTTATGTAGATGGGAAAGGAACAGAATTCCCCATTTCAAAAACATATTCTCATCCATGCATGCTGGTAACTGGAAATGTAAAAAAAGATGAATATGAAAAAGTAGCCGAACTGGTGGAAAAAATTGACAAAGATGATTTCAGCAAAAAATATTTCATCGGGATTTCAAAAGACAACGGCAATTATAACCTTCTGACCAGCGAAGGAAATTATAAAGTAGAAATAGGAGACTTAAACAATATTGAATTTAAAGTAAAAGGGTTTAAAACATTCGTGGAAAAATACCTGGTCTTCCAGGATCCTGAAAAATACAACATGGTATCCGTGAAGTATCAGAACCAGATTGTTACTACCCTGAATCCTTATTTCAAAGACAATGACAGTATTTTAAAAGCAGGAAATAAGGAACTGGCAAAAAATCCGGTTACCACGGTTAAAAAAGCTGAAGATAAGCCGAAAGTAGCTGAAGTCAAAAAACAGGTTAAAAAACCGGTTGCTGCTGCAAAAAAAGCAAAAATCCCGGTACAGCCAAAAAAAGTCAAAAAGGCAGAGAAAAAAACACCGGTTGAAAAACCGAAAAGAAAAGCAAAAGTCAAAATTGAATAA
- the murG gene encoding undecaprenyldiphospho-muramoylpentapeptide beta-N-acetylglucosaminyltransferase: MNKKLKVLLSGGGTGGHIFPAIAVADEIRRRFPDAEFLFIGANGKMEMEKVPQAGYTIEGIDIAGINRGNMLSNLGLPFKILKSLSKSKKIIKSFAPDFALGTGGFASGPALYEASRLGIPIFIQEQNAYAGVTNKILSKKAKAVFTAYPKVEGFPADKIKFLGNPIRSAIVSGMQDPSQAKEKMGLNKNKLTILSVGGSLGSRTLNNAWKENLERLKEKGYQLIWQTGKLDYSELSSGLDLPASVQLKEFIKDMETAYSAADVIVSRAGAIAISELAVARKPVILVPFPFAAEDHQTKNAMNLVEKKAARMVTDTQMQEEFWNTLSEICENENIRKEMSENLTYFAKPDAAKEIVDEIFRVI, from the coding sequence ATGAACAAAAAACTAAAAGTATTATTGAGCGGCGGCGGAACAGGAGGTCATATCTTCCCGGCTATTGCTGTTGCAGACGAAATCAGAAGGAGGTTTCCGGATGCTGAGTTTTTGTTCATCGGGGCCAATGGGAAAATGGAAATGGAGAAAGTTCCCCAGGCCGGCTATACCATTGAAGGTATTGACATCGCAGGAATCAACAGAGGGAATATGCTGTCAAATCTGGGTCTGCCTTTTAAAATCTTAAAAAGCTTATCTAAATCCAAAAAGATTATTAAAAGCTTCGCTCCGGATTTTGCCTTGGGAACCGGCGGTTTCGCAAGCGGCCCGGCCCTGTATGAAGCAAGCAGACTGGGAATTCCTATCTTTATCCAGGAGCAGAATGCCTATGCGGGCGTCACCAATAAAATATTAAGCAAAAAAGCAAAAGCCGTTTTTACGGCCTATCCTAAAGTAGAAGGCTTTCCGGCTGATAAAATAAAGTTTCTGGGCAACCCGATCCGCTCAGCAATTGTTTCAGGAATGCAGGATCCCTCACAGGCAAAAGAAAAAATGGGTCTTAATAAAAACAAGCTGACCATTCTTTCAGTCGGAGGTTCTTTAGGCTCCAGGACTTTAAACAATGCCTGGAAGGAAAATCTGGAAAGGCTTAAAGAAAAAGGGTATCAGCTGATCTGGCAAACCGGGAAACTGGATTACAGCGAATTGTCTTCCGGCCTTGATCTTCCGGCTTCTGTTCAGCTGAAGGAGTTTATTAAAGATATGGAAACCGCCTATTCTGCAGCAGATGTTATTGTTTCCAGAGCGGGGGCCATTGCCATTTCAGAACTGGCAGTAGCACGGAAACCGGTTATACTGGTTCCTTTTCCCTTTGCAGCGGAAGACCATCAGACCAAAAATGCCATGAACCTGGTTGAAAAAAAGGCAGCCAGAATGGTAACAGACACGCAAATGCAGGAAGAATTCTGGAATACGCTGTCAGAAATCTGCGAAAATGAAAATATAAGAAAAGAAATGTCTGAAAATCTTACCTATTTTGCCAAGCCGGACGCTGCAAAAGAGATTGTAGATGAAATTTTTAGAGTAATATAA
- the ftsZ gene encoding cell division protein FtsZ, which yields MENLGTQGFSFDLPKGNSSIIKVIGVGGGGNNALKHMYEKGIHGVDFVICNTDAQTLDNNPVSNKVQLGTTITEGLGAGADPEVGEKSAIESIEEIKAAMGQNTKMVFITAGMGGGTGTGAAPVIAKVAKDMGILTVGIVTVPFSFEGKRRLEQAENGLDKLRNNVDSLIVINNDKLRQQFGNLGFKQGFSKADEVLTNAAKGMAEVITGYFDVNIDFRDAKSVLQNSGTALMSTGVASGENKAAEAVRKALDSPLLNDNKIIGAKNVLLLIRSGAEEVTMDEIGVIMDHIQKEAGNTADIIFGVGADEELGDSVSVLVIATGFSNDNKKFSGPTEKIKISLNDTFDSHKESPFKTRDQRESNSVRNHDFGGKNLFRLDDEDNDTPLFGSSSAEKKMMIEEEPKRPESRFLDHEDDAPESFTKSWRNEEEDREESYSLFTSSDDESDDPNDLETQSFRFDFDDKKEEPHSNSPFGNTYAQEKPVEFNFFVNEPVKKEPKNDSGQPKAEFASHQVNQLTEEPLQKVEHFFQHLKEEPAEEPEITANSREAEVHQTDETAFTFVNKTVDQERIIERRNKLKEFNSRYQSFDSSSEFESVPAFKRKNISIDDNNASDQNINTYLSDNNGSIQIRENRFLNKDVD from the coding sequence ATGGAAAATTTAGGGACACAGGGGTTTTCATTTGATTTGCCAAAAGGAAACTCATCAATCATAAAAGTAATCGGTGTCGGAGGCGGTGGAAATAACGCGCTGAAGCACATGTACGAAAAAGGGATCCACGGGGTGGATTTCGTCATCTGCAATACGGACGCCCAGACGCTGGATAATAATCCGGTGTCCAATAAAGTACAGCTGGGAACTACCATTACGGAGGGCCTTGGTGCCGGTGCAGATCCGGAAGTCGGTGAAAAATCAGCCATAGAAAGCATCGAAGAGATCAAAGCGGCCATGGGCCAGAATACCAAAATGGTTTTCATTACAGCCGGAATGGGCGGTGGTACGGGAACCGGGGCAGCACCTGTTATTGCCAAAGTGGCAAAAGACATGGGGATCCTTACTGTGGGTATCGTAACGGTTCCTTTCAGCTTTGAAGGCAAAAGAAGGCTTGAGCAGGCTGAAAACGGGCTTGACAAATTAAGAAACAACGTTGATTCATTAATCGTGATCAACAATGATAAGCTCAGACAGCAATTTGGAAATCTCGGCTTTAAACAGGGATTTTCAAAAGCCGATGAAGTATTGACCAACGCTGCCAAAGGAATGGCGGAAGTAATTACCGGATACTTCGATGTAAACATTGACTTTAGAGATGCCAAATCCGTACTTCAGAATTCAGGCACGGCATTGATGTCTACAGGTGTGGCTTCTGGTGAAAATAAAGCAGCGGAAGCGGTACGCAAAGCACTTGATTCCCCATTGTTGAATGACAACAAGATTATCGGTGCCAAAAATGTACTGTTGCTGATCAGAAGCGGTGCCGAAGAGGTAACGATGGACGAAATCGGTGTAATCATGGACCATATCCAGAAAGAAGCCGGAAACACGGCAGATATTATTTTCGGGGTAGGTGCTGATGAGGAACTGGGAGATTCTGTAAGCGTACTGGTTATTGCCACTGGTTTTTCCAATGACAATAAAAAGTTTTCCGGACCTACCGAGAAAATCAAGATCAGCCTGAATGATACATTTGACAGCCATAAAGAATCACCTTTTAAAACAAGGGATCAAAGAGAGTCGAACTCCGTACGCAATCATGATTTCGGCGGGAAAAACCTTTTCAGGTTAGATGACGAGGATAATGATACGCCTCTGTTCGGTTCTTCTTCTGCTGAAAAAAAAATGATGATTGAGGAAGAACCCAAAAGACCTGAAAGCAGATTCCTTGATCATGAAGATGATGCACCGGAAAGTTTTACCAAAAGCTGGAGAAATGAGGAGGAAGACCGGGAAGAGTCTTACAGCCTGTTTACTTCTTCAGATGATGAAAGCGATGACCCGAATGACCTGGAAACCCAGTCCTTCAGATTTGACTTTGATGACAAAAAGGAAGAACCTCATTCCAACAGCCCGTTTGGTAATACCTATGCTCAGGAAAAACCTGTCGAGTTCAATTTCTTTGTGAATGAACCGGTAAAAAAAGAGCCTAAGAATGATTCCGGACAGCCAAAAGCGGAGTTCGCTTCTCACCAGGTGAACCAGCTCACGGAAGAACCTCTACAGAAAGTAGAGCATTTCTTTCAGCATTTAAAAGAAGAACCTGCAGAAGAGCCTGAAATAACAGCAAACAGCAGAGAGGCAGAGGTTCATCAAACTGATGAAACGGCATTCACTTTTGTGAATAAAACAGTAGATCAGGAAAGAATCATAGAGCGGAGAAATAAATTGAAAGAATTCAATTCGAGATATCAGAGTTTTGACAGTTCAAGCGAATTTGAATCGGTTCCTGCCTTTAAAAGAAAAAATATTTCTATTGACGACAACAATGCATCAGACCAGAACATCAATACTTATCTGTCTGATAACAACGGGTCAATACAGATCAGGGAAAACAGATTTTTAAATAAAGACGTAGATTAG
- the murC gene encoding UDP-N-acetylmuramate--L-alanine ligase: protein MNNLETYQNFYFIGIGGIGMSALARYFHASGKKVSGYDKTNTKLTQVLMNEGIDIVFEDAIDKNITSLHQKNTLVIYTPAIKQLGILDYFTENQFKVLKRAKVLGLITESTDCIAVAGTHGKTTTSTLVSHLCREADLSFSCFLGGISENFKSNFLYNGSEYAVVEADEYDRSFLNLSPDWAVITSTDADHLDIYGDKNTIEEGFRQFAALVPDDRQLFVRKGIDIGRPHVTYAVNEEADYFSDRLRMENDKIFFDFHTPEETVKDFVWETPGIHNVENATVALAILHNLGVGFEVLKKAIAGFKGIKRRYTKHSCKNGKIYIDDYAHHPTEINAVISSIRTFYPEKELLVIFQPHLFSRTKDFADGFAESLSQADELILLDIYPARELQENYPEITSKWLSEKITLDKKEVSPLQDAFSKIKEKEFDIILTIGAGNIDTLYDPICEWMEISKNQ, encoded by the coding sequence ATGAATAATTTAGAAACATATCAGAATTTTTACTTCATTGGAATCGGAGGTATCGGGATGAGTGCTTTGGCACGCTACTTCCATGCTTCGGGCAAAAAAGTTTCAGGTTATGACAAAACCAATACCAAACTTACCCAGGTTTTAATGAACGAAGGAATTGATATTGTTTTTGAAGATGCTATTGATAAGAACATCACGTCCCTTCATCAGAAAAACACATTGGTGATCTATACGCCTGCCATTAAACAGCTGGGAATCCTGGACTATTTCACTGAAAATCAGTTCAAAGTACTAAAGCGTGCAAAAGTGTTGGGCCTTATTACAGAAAGCACAGACTGTATTGCTGTTGCCGGAACGCATGGCAAAACCACCACTTCCACTTTGGTTTCCCACTTATGCAGGGAAGCAGATCTTTCTTTTTCCTGCTTTTTAGGGGGAATTTCTGAGAATTTTAAATCGAATTTCCTGTACAACGGCTCAGAATATGCTGTAGTAGAAGCGGATGAATACGACCGGAGTTTCCTGAATCTGTCTCCGGACTGGGCGGTGATCACTTCAACGGACGCTGACCATCTGGACATTTACGGCGATAAAAATACCATTGAAGAAGGTTTCAGGCAATTTGCGGCTTTGGTTCCTGATGACCGGCAGCTTTTTGTAAGAAAAGGAATCGATATCGGGAGGCCTCACGTAACCTATGCCGTGAATGAAGAAGCCGATTATTTTTCGGACCGTCTTCGGATGGAGAATGATAAGATTTTTTTTGATTTTCACACCCCTGAAGAAACGGTAAAAGATTTTGTATGGGAAACCCCCGGAATCCATAATGTGGAAAATGCAACGGTAGCCCTGGCTATCCTTCATAACCTGGGAGTGGGTTTTGAAGTGCTGAAAAAAGCCATTGCCGGTTTTAAAGGAATTAAAAGGAGATATACAAAACACAGCTGCAAAAACGGTAAAATATATATCGATGATTATGCGCATCATCCTACGGAGATTAATGCAGTAATAAGCTCAATCAGGACTTTTTATCCTGAAAAGGAGTTACTGGTAATTTTCCAGCCGCACCTGTTCAGCAGGACAAAGGATTTTGCAGACGGATTTGCAGAAAGTTTAAGTCAGGCAGATGAACTGATCCTTCTGGATATTTATCCCGCGCGCGAATTGCAGGAAAATTACCCGGAAATTACATCAAAATGGTTATCAGAAAAAATAACACTGGATAAAAAGGAAGTATCACCATTACAGGATGCTTTCAGTAAAATAAAAGAAAAAGAGTTTGACATCATTCTCACCATAGGCGCAGGAAATATAGATACCCTGTACGACCCTATCTGTGAATGGATGGAAATTAGTAAAAATCAATAA
- the ftsA gene encoding cell division protein FtsA — MENQEYSVGLDIGTTKIVAIVGRRNAHGKIEVLGVGKAKSLGVHKGIVNNISQTINSIKAAVSEAQTSAGVPIRKVTVGIAGKHIRSLQHSDYIMREHPDKFITDDDIEALKDQVKKLVMLPGEEIIHVLPQEYKVDSEGEIQEPVGMHGKRLEANFHVVVGQMGSIRNIARCVREAGLEMEALTLEPLASSEAVLTKEEKEAGVAIVDIGGGTTDIAIFKDNIIRHTCVIPYGGGIITEDIKEGCSIIEKHAEQLKVKFGSAVPELEKDSTYVTIPGLHGRPDKEISLKTLAQIINARVEEILEMVNTELKAYGAFEQKKKLIAGIVLTGGGSNLKHLRQLANYTTGFDSRIGFANEYIANDKNQYLKGPEYATSIGLLMESLKIRDKKQNAELQETVEEQQEASSESENETVTDGILLQQALEQAEPVMQHDPISEQREKRAAKLTFGQSLMEKVKKFFEEVE; from the coding sequence ATGGAAAATCAAGAGTATTCAGTAGGTCTGGACATCGGGACGACGAAAATTGTCGCCATTGTCGGAAGGAGGAATGCACACGGGAAGATAGAAGTTCTCGGTGTCGGGAAGGCTAAGAGTCTTGGTGTTCACAAAGGTATTGTGAATAACATTTCGCAGACCATTAATTCAATCAAAGCGGCTGTGTCTGAAGCACAGACCAGCGCAGGAGTCCCGATCCGTAAAGTAACGGTAGGGATTGCAGGAAAACACATCCGTTCCCTGCAGCACTCCGATTATATTATGCGTGAACATCCGGACAAGTTCATCACAGATGATGATATTGAAGCATTAAAAGATCAGGTAAAAAAATTGGTAATGCTCCCCGGCGAGGAGATCATCCATGTTCTCCCCCAGGAGTATAAAGTAGATTCCGAAGGCGAAATCCAGGAACCGGTAGGCATGCACGGAAAACGTCTGGAAGCCAATTTCCACGTGGTGGTAGGCCAGATGGGCAGCATCCGGAATATTGCAAGATGTGTCCGTGAAGCAGGCCTGGAAATGGAAGCCCTTACCCTGGAGCCCTTGGCTTCATCAGAAGCGGTCCTTACCAAAGAAGAAAAAGAAGCAGGTGTAGCCATTGTGGATATCGGTGGCGGAACCACGGATATTGCCATCTTTAAAGACAATATTATCCGTCATACCTGTGTTATCCCTTACGGAGGCGGAATCATTACGGAAGACATCAAAGAAGGATGCTCCATTATTGAGAAACATGCAGAACAGCTGAAGGTTAAATTCGGTTCTGCAGTTCCTGAACTGGAAAAAGACAGTACTTACGTAACCATTCCCGGGCTTCACGGAAGGCCGGATAAAGAAATTTCCCTTAAAACCCTAGCCCAGATCATCAATGCCAGGGTAGAGGAAATCCTGGAAATGGTGAATACGGAACTTAAAGCCTACGGCGCGTTCGAACAGAAGAAAAAACTGATTGCCGGCATCGTCCTGACAGGCGGTGGTTCCAACCTGAAACACCTCAGACAGCTGGCCAATTATACCACAGGTTTTGACAGCAGAATAGGTTTTGCAAATGAGTATATTGCTAACGATAAAAATCAGTATCTTAAAGGCCCGGAATATGCCACATCCATCGGACTGTTAATGGAGAGTTTGAAGATCAGGGATAAGAAGCAGAATGCAGAGCTTCAGGAAACTGTTGAGGAACAGCAAGAGGCTTCATCTGAATCTGAAAACGAAACAGTTACGGACGGAATATTGCTGCAGCAGGCTTTAGAACAGGCTGAGCCCGTTATGCAACATGATCCGATAAGTGAGCAGCGGGAAAAAAGAGCGGCAAAACTGACTTTCGGCCAGTCGCTGATGGAAAAAGTAAAAAAATTCTTTGAAGAAGTAGAGTAA